One genomic region from Camelus dromedarius isolate mCamDro1 chromosome 17, mCamDro1.pat, whole genome shotgun sequence encodes:
- the ACVR2B gene encoding activin receptor type-2B codes for MTAPWAALALLWGSLCAGSGRGEAETRECIYYNANWELERTNQSGLERCEGEQDKRLHCYASWRNSSGTIELVKKGCWLDDFNCYDRQECVATEENPQVYFCCCEGNFCNERFTHLPEAGGPEVMYEPPPTAPTLLTVLAYSLLPIGGLSLIVLLAFWIYRHRKPPYGHVDIHEDPGPPPPSPLVGLKPLQLLEIKARGRFGCVWKAQLMNDFVAVKIFPLQDKQSWQSEREIFSTPGMKHENLLQFIAAEKRGSNLEVELWLITAFHDKGSLTDYLKGNIITWNELCHVAETMSRGLSYLHEDVPWCRGEGHKPSIAHRDFKSKNVLLKSDLTAVLADFGLAVRFEPGKPPGDTHGQVGTRRYMAPEVLEGAINFQRDAFLRIDMYAMGLVLWELVSRCKAADGPVDEYMLPFEEEIGQHPSLEELQEVVVHKKMRPAIKDHWLKHPGLAQLCVTIEECWDHDAEARLSAGCVEERVSLIRRSVNGTTSDCLVSLVTSVTNVDLPPKESSI; via the exons GTTCCGGGCGCGGGGAGGCCGAGACGCGGGAGTGCATCTACTACAACGCCAACTGGGAGCTGGAGCGCACCAACCAGAGCGGCCTGGAGCGCTGCGAGGGCGAGCAGGACAAGCGGCTGCACTGCTACGCCTCCTGGCGCAACAGCTCGGGCACCATCGAGCTGGTCAAGAAGGGCTGCTGGCTGGACGACTTCAACTGCTACGACAG GCAGGAGTGTGTGGCCACCGAGGAGAACCCCCAGGTGTACTTCTGCTGCTGCGAAGGGAACTTCTGCAACGAGCGCTTCACCCACCTGCCCGAGGCGGGGGGCCCGGAAG TCATGTACGAGCCACCCCCGACAGCCCCCACCCTGCTCACTGTGCTGGCCTACTCACTGCTGCCCATCGGGGGCCTCTCCCTCATTGTCCTGCTGGCCTTCTGGATATACCGGCATCGCAAGCCCCCCTACGGCCACGTGGACATCCATGAG GATCCTGGACCTCCACCCCCGTCCCCTCTGGTGGGCCTgaagccactgcagctgctggagATCAAGGCTCGGGGGCGCTTTGGCTGTGTCTGGAAGGCACAGCTCATGAATGACTTCGTGGCTGTCAAGATCTTCCCGCTCCAG GACAAGCAGTCGTGGCAGAGCGAGCGGGAGATCTTCAGCACCCCTGGCATGAAGCACGAGAACCTGCTGCAGTTCATTGCTGCTGAGAAGCGAGGTTCCAACCTGGAGGTGGAGCTGTGGCTCATCACGGCCTTCCATGACAAG GGCTCCCTCACGGATTACCTCAAGGGGAACATCATCACGTGGAATGAATTGTGTCACGTGGCAGAGACAATGTCAAGAGGCCTCTCATACCTACACGAGGACGTGCCCTGGTGCCGTGGCGAGGGCCACAAGCCATCTATTGCCCACAG GGACTTTAAAAGCAAGAATGTATTGCTGAAGAGTGACCTCACGGCTGTGCTGGCTGACTTTGGCCTGGCTGTGCGGTTTGAGCCAGGGAAACCTCCAGGGGACACTCATGGGCAG GTGGGCACGCGGCGGTACATGGCTCCTGAGGTGCTTGAGGGAGCCATCAACTTCCAGAGAGACGCCTTTCTGCGCATTGACATGTATGCCATGGGGCTGGTGCTGTGGGAGCTCGTGTCCCGTTGCAAGGCTGCGGATG GACCTGTGGACGAGTACATGCTGCCTTTTGAGGAAGAGATCGGCCAGCACCCATCactggaggagctgcaggaggtgGTTGTGCACAAGAAGATGCGGCCAGCCATCAAGGATCACTGGCTGAAACACCcg GGCCTGGCCCAGCTCTGCGTAACCATCGAGGAGTGCTGGGACCACGACGCAGAGGCTCGCCTGTCCGCGGGCTGCGTGGAGGAGCGGGTGTCCCTGATCCGGAGGTCGGTCAACGGCACTACCTCGGACTGTCTTGTCTCCCTGGTGACCTCCGTCACCAACGTGGACCTGCCCCCTAAAGAGTCGAGCATCTAA